A genome region from Sphingobium sp. WTD-1 includes the following:
- a CDS encoding TonB-dependent receptor, which translates to MREHTTESVQYFSNIAMVRRTLKGASALAMAGVMLVSASAIAQTNDEGEKKQGAASAADIVVVGTRASLQSAINRKKIANTVVDSIVADDIASFPDKNIGDSLARITGVQLSRDFGEGTQISIRGVEPDLNRVEINGVSQVSATGTRAGDFREIAAELVKSIDVYKGYAVDLTEGGIGGTVRVETRKPLELKDPLFSLTAAGQNQELTETWKPRLTFFAGAPKFLIDGLGILVNATYSDVDTRQDYISNTNWSRLADFDHSTEKTVADPLYANYNTYESCAGVGGTSTANATARRLACETQFFDWAPTVPRYRQWVRNDKRISGDVTLQYQVAPNFRAYANAQINLRNQRLQDTNYSIDLGRIERFNLDPALAAGTNGSTSRPRVQLGTSTVNENHVVTSLTTAVNAVNVGTAANPNWNGAANIVGVQRRDFSYDQNSKYFSGGFTWDVGSRLKIDAMGSHATAHTEQETNLISIGTSVAGISIDRSNDQGVPVFTFPSSFDPADPNVYTDYSRVGANGQPLPVYGPALQYRPGQLNNTEDQLKFDADWEIDHPIVSKIEFGGQWRRQKFLNYAGGGSRLLDPTSMTYQSSANVSYTTNIVENPTQTRNGNTWYMTPAQYQAMVSALGGVTGGAPLFSGLKGAPSGIPSAIAFPNFDASVLSKFYDLSGFDQDLVLEANGLPQIPSARIDEKIYAGYVMADVDTEIFGMRLTGNAGLRWTHTKDTGVGTNISRVTRINATGGTETVTIAAQEALISNSYTDFLPAFNANLELTRDLFLRANWAKNLARPKPADLVPNINCLDDQTLIGTDDVCTAGNPDLKPYRADQWEANLAWYPNADTMLSLGYYKKYESSFVIPNVTRSGVDLFHDGTSYTVRQPVNGYGALLDGIEASAQTAFTFLPKPFDGFGASGNFTYARAIRTNLTNSATGAELKEYPGLSKYTYNASFFYDKDWLNFRVSYNYRSKWLDTVISATNGNNPLYRKGEGYLDGKITLRFPEYHFSVFLEGQNLNKEYSKIYINKDMPVDLYYPGRRFFVGIQGKF; encoded by the coding sequence ATGCGCGAGCATACCACTGAAAGCGTGCAATATTTTTCCAACATCGCGATGGTTCGCCGGACGCTGAAAGGCGCTTCCGCCCTCGCCATGGCCGGCGTCATGCTGGTATCGGCTTCGGCTATTGCTCAGACAAATGACGAAGGCGAAAAGAAGCAGGGCGCCGCTTCGGCCGCCGATATCGTCGTCGTCGGCACCCGCGCCTCGCTCCAGTCGGCGATCAACCGCAAGAAGATCGCCAACACCGTCGTCGACTCGATCGTCGCCGACGATATCGCCAGCTTCCCCGACAAGAATATCGGTGACTCGCTCGCCCGCATCACCGGCGTCCAGTTGAGCCGCGATTTTGGCGAAGGCACGCAGATTTCGATCCGCGGTGTCGAGCCCGACCTCAACCGCGTCGAGATCAATGGCGTCAGCCAGGTCAGCGCCACCGGCACCCGCGCCGGCGACTTCCGCGAAATCGCGGCCGAACTGGTCAAGTCGATCGACGTCTACAAGGGCTATGCCGTCGACCTGACCGAAGGCGGTATCGGCGGCACCGTGCGCGTCGAAACGCGCAAGCCGCTGGAACTGAAGGATCCGCTCTTTTCGCTGACGGCGGCGGGCCAGAATCAGGAACTGACCGAAACCTGGAAGCCGCGCCTGACCTTCTTTGCCGGCGCGCCCAAATTCCTGATCGATGGCCTGGGTATCCTGGTCAACGCGACCTATAGCGACGTCGATACGCGCCAGGATTATATCAGCAACACCAACTGGTCGCGTCTGGCCGATTTCGATCATTCGACCGAAAAGACGGTCGCCGATCCGCTCTATGCCAATTATAACACCTATGAGAGCTGCGCTGGCGTTGGTGGCACCTCGACGGCCAACGCGACCGCGCGCCGATTGGCCTGCGAAACCCAGTTCTTCGACTGGGCGCCGACCGTGCCGCGCTATCGCCAGTGGGTGCGTAACGACAAGCGCATTTCGGGCGATGTGACGCTGCAATATCAGGTCGCTCCCAATTTCCGTGCCTATGCCAATGCGCAGATCAACCTGCGCAACCAGCGTCTGCAGGACACCAATTATTCGATCGACCTTGGCCGTATCGAGCGCTTCAATCTCGATCCCGCTCTGGCCGCTGGCACCAACGGCAGTACGTCGCGCCCGCGCGTGCAGCTGGGCACGTCGACGGTGAATGAAAATCATGTCGTCACCAGCCTGACCACGGCGGTCAATGCGGTGAATGTCGGCACCGCCGCCAATCCCAACTGGAATGGTGCGGCCAATATCGTCGGCGTCCAGCGCCGCGACTTCAGCTATGACCAGAACAGCAAATATTTCTCGGGTGGCTTCACCTGGGATGTAGGCAGCCGGCTGAAGATCGACGCGATGGGGTCGCATGCGACCGCCCATACCGAACAGGAAACCAACCTGATCTCGATTGGCACCAGCGTCGCTGGCATCAGCATCGACCGCAGCAACGACCAGGGGGTGCCGGTCTTCACCTTCCCGTCGAGCTTCGATCCGGCTGATCCCAACGTCTATACCGACTATTCGCGCGTCGGCGCCAATGGCCAGCCGCTGCCCGTGTATGGGCCGGCGCTGCAATATCGTCCGGGCCAGCTGAACAATACCGAAGACCAGCTGAAGTTCGATGCGGATTGGGAAATCGATCACCCGATCGTCAGCAAGATCGAGTTCGGTGGACAGTGGCGCCGGCAGAAGTTCCTCAACTATGCGGGCGGCGGCTCGCGCCTGCTCGATCCGACCTCGATGACCTATCAGTCGAGCGCCAACGTGTCCTACACGACCAACATCGTCGAGAACCCGACGCAGACCCGTAACGGCAATACCTGGTACATGACCCCCGCCCAATATCAGGCGATGGTGAGCGCGCTGGGTGGCGTGACCGGCGGCGCACCGCTCTTTTCTGGCCTGAAGGGCGCGCCTTCGGGCATCCCGAGCGCGATCGCCTTCCCGAATTTCGATGCCAGCGTGCTGTCGAAATTCTATGATCTGTCGGGCTTCGACCAGGATCTGGTGCTGGAGGCCAATGGCCTGCCGCAGATTCCGAGCGCGCGCATCGACGAGAAAATTTATGCCGGCTATGTCATGGCCGATGTCGATACCGAGATTTTTGGCATGCGTCTGACCGGCAATGCCGGCCTGCGCTGGACCCACACCAAGGATACCGGCGTTGGCACCAACATCAGCCGCGTGACCCGGATCAATGCGACCGGCGGCACCGAAACGGTGACGATTGCGGCGCAGGAAGCCCTGATTTCCAACAGCTACACGGATTTCCTGCCGGCGTTCAACGCGAACCTGGAACTGACCCGCGACCTGTTCCTGCGCGCCAACTGGGCCAAAAATCTGGCTCGTCCCAAGCCGGCCGATCTGGTGCCGAACATCAACTGTCTGGATGACCAGACCCTCATCGGAACCGATGATGTCTGCACCGCCGGCAACCCGGACCTGAAGCCCTATCGCGCCGACCAGTGGGAAGCCAACCTGGCCTGGTATCCCAATGCCGACACGATGCTGAGCCTTGGCTATTACAAGAAATATGAGTCGAGCTTCGTCATTCCCAACGTGACGCGCAGCGGTGTCGACCTGTTCCATGACGGCACCAGCTATACGGTGCGTCAGCCGGTCAACGGCTATGGCGCGCTGCTCGACGGTATCGAGGCGAGCGCCCAGACCGCCTTCACCTTCCTGCCCAAGCCGTTCGACGGCTTCGGTGCCAGCGGCAACTTCACCTATGCCCGCGCCATCCGCACCAACCTGACCAACAGCGCGACCGGAGCGGAGCTGAAGGAATATCCGGGCCTGTCCAAATATACCTACAATGCCAGCTTCTTCTACGACAAGGACTGGCTGAACTTCCGGGTGAGCTACAATTATCGTTCCAAGTGGCTGGATACGGTGATCAGCGCTACCAATGGCAACAACCCGCTTTATCGCAAGGGTGAAGGCTATCTGGACGGCAAGATCACGCTGCGCTTCCCGGAATATCATTTCAGCGTCTTCCTGGAGGGGCAGAACCTCAACAAGGAATATTCCAAGATCTATATCAACAAGGATATGCCGGTGGATCTCTATTATCCTGGCCGTCGCTTCTTCGTCGGTATCCAGGGCAAGTTCTGA
- a CDS encoding rhamnogalacturonan lyase, protein MLITWRLLADDPATIRFRLLRDGKPIHDSRVGEATAFVDKKGSPTSRYAVQRIGDKSAPSPAMMWDKSYLSIPLTPPANGVTPAGESFSYTANDASAADLDGDGRYEIILKWDPTNSHDNSQGGYSGPVLLDAYRLDGTRLWRIDLGRNIRAGAHYTQFLAFDFDGDGRAEVAMKTADGTVDGTGTVIGDARADWRGHDGEVPQRDRTGAKVLPDGTKVAPMQGRIVKGPEYLTVFDGLTGKALATAPYDPPRYPGGNPTTEQLTESWGDGYANRSDRFLAGVAYLDGRLPSMVFGRGYYARTAIAAWDWRDGKLTQRWLFDSSQPGKADYAGRGNHQLSVADVDGDGRDEVIYGSMAVDDDGKGLWTQPLFHGDTMHVSDLDPARPGLEKFGVFEDVKSNGQLGSALLDARTGQMLWSTPAQQDTGRGVAADIDPRYWGAEFWNSSSAELFDVAGKPIGPRPRQMNFAIWWDGDLLRELLDKTTISKWDWENGKEIPLLSPEGLSSNNGTKATPALQADLIGDWREEVVWRSADNRELRIYTTPYPTTHRFVTLMQDPVYRLGVAWQNTAYNQPPHTSFYLGAGKQGER, encoded by the coding sequence ATGCTCATTACATGGCGTCTACTGGCCGATGATCCCGCCACCATCCGTTTCCGCCTGCTGCGCGACGGCAAGCCGATCCACGACAGCCGCGTCGGCGAAGCCACCGCCTTCGTCGACAAGAAGGGCAGCCCGACCAGCCGCTATGCGGTGCAGCGGATCGGCGACAAGAGCGCTCCCTCCCCCGCCATGATGTGGGACAAATCCTATCTCTCCATCCCCCTCACGCCGCCCGCTAACGGCGTCACCCCCGCCGGCGAGTCGTTCAGCTACACTGCCAATGATGCGAGCGCGGCCGATCTGGACGGCGACGGCCGTTACGAGATCATCCTGAAATGGGATCCGACCAACAGCCATGACAATAGCCAGGGCGGCTATAGCGGGCCGGTCCTGCTCGACGCCTATCGGCTCGACGGCACGCGCCTGTGGCGCATCGACCTGGGCCGCAACATCCGCGCCGGCGCCCATTATACCCAATTCCTCGCCTTCGACTTCGACGGCGACGGCCGCGCCGAAGTGGCGATGAAGACCGCCGACGGCACGGTCGACGGCACCGGCACGGTGATCGGCGACGCCAGGGCCGACTGGCGCGGCCATGATGGCGAAGTGCCCCAGCGCGACCGCACCGGCGCAAAAGTCCTGCCCGATGGCACCAAGGTCGCGCCGATGCAGGGCCGCATCGTCAAGGGGCCGGAATATCTGACCGTCTTCGATGGCCTCACCGGCAAGGCGCTGGCCACCGCCCCCTATGATCCGCCGCGCTATCCCGGCGGCAATCCCACGACCGAGCAACTGACCGAAAGCTGGGGCGATGGCTATGCGAACCGATCCGACCGGTTCCTGGCCGGAGTCGCCTATCTCGACGGCCGTCTGCCCTCGATGGTCTTTGGCCGCGGCTATTATGCCCGCACCGCGATCGCCGCCTGGGACTGGCGCGACGGCAAGCTGACCCAGCGCTGGCTGTTCGACAGCAGCCAGCCGGGCAAGGCCGACTATGCCGGACGCGGCAATCACCAGCTTTCGGTCGCCGATGTCGATGGCGACGGCCGCGACGAGGTGATCTACGGCTCGATGGCGGTCGATGACGATGGCAAGGGGTTGTGGACCCAGCCGCTCTTCCATGGCGACACCATGCATGTCAGCGACCTCGACCCCGCCCGCCCCGGCCTCGAAAAATTCGGCGTGTTCGAAGATGTGAAGAGCAATGGCCAGCTCGGCTCCGCCCTGCTCGACGCCCGCACCGGCCAGATGCTCTGGTCCACCCCGGCACAGCAGGACACCGGCCGTGGCGTCGCCGCCGATATCGATCCGCGCTACTGGGGCGCCGAGTTCTGGAATTCCAGTTCGGCCGAACTGTTCGACGTCGCCGGCAAGCCGATCGGCCCGCGCCCGCGCCAGATGAACTTCGCCATCTGGTGGGACGGCGACCTGTTGCGCGAACTGCTCGACAAGACCACCATTTCCAAGTGGGACTGGGAAAATGGCAAGGAAATCCCCCTGCTCTCGCCCGAAGGCCTGTCGTCCAACAATGGCACCAAGGCGACACCCGCGCTGCAGGCGGACCTGATCGGCGACTGGCGCGAGGAAGTGGTGTGGCGCAGCGCCGACAATCGCGAACTGCGCATCTACACCACCCCCTATCCGACCACGCACCGCTTCGTCACGCTGATGCAGGATCCGGTCTACCGCCTCGGCGTCGCCTGGCAGAACACCGCCTATAACCAGCCGCCGCACACCAGCTTCTATCTGGGCGCCGGCAAGCAGGGCGAACGCTGA
- a CDS encoding DUF4982 domain-containing protein, with protein MKRKSAVGARVRQLRGSLALLALAPLLPALPAAAHDASTVTASPRQTYNLNPGWLMTTGDQTGAQQPGFDEKGWQSVTLPNAFNETQAFARDIKALSTGIIWYRKHISLPADATRGKAFLEFEGVRQAAEIWVNGRSVALSEHGVMAFGADISAALRPGDNVIAVRIDNDWKYKERATGSGFQWNNDNFNVNYGGITKNVRLHLTGQVYQTLPLYSTLGTTGQYVWADGFDIAGRRATIHAESQVRNDSAAARALSLRVEVRDPAGRRIARFDSAAASIAPGQTATLAAAAPVADLHYWSWGYGYLYTVTTSLIDKGKVIDSVDTKTGFRQTRFGDGKVDLNGRTIMVHGYAQRTSNEWPAVGTSIPPWISDFSNALMVESGGNLVRWMHVTPSKQDIESADRVGLMQAMPAGDAESDVTGRRWDQRKEVMRDAIIYNRNNPSILFYESGNENISEAHMAEMKAIRDLYDPHGGRAIGSREMLDSKVAEYGGEMLYTNKSAKHPMWAMEYSRDEAARAYQDNFTPPFHKDAPDYNRNQDSHAIEDVKRWNDYYVMRPGTGTRVSSGGVNIIWSDSNTHYRGDNNYRRSGEVDAVRIPKQGFFAHQVMWNDWVDSVTPATHIIGHWNYAPGTVKDMSVVSNGDSVELFLNGRSLGKGQRSDSFLFSWKNIAFAPGTLRAVATHADGRTSEYSLSTTGPAVALKLTPHVSPRGFVMDGADIALVDVEAVDAQGRRVPVDASKVHFDLKGPALWRGGIAQGDSQGKVRTGQTEGEAVVTKAHGADGTTSYAGTAREEDNYILSPDLPLEGGVNRVLIRAGTKAGTVSLTATAPGLKSASLSIATKLPTATRGGLSTDFADTFQHGSLVRGPTPATPSFTPHRTTFLAQDIRAGSGQADAGATVDDNELTRWASDGKPDNGWIEYRFATPVRLSEIDLKLVGWRSRSYPLELTIDGKSVWRGETERQLGYTTLRFPATTGQTLRIRQTGAVQDKDAFGKVVELASARQAGDTGADAVPPGWHLGIVEAEFHGPVD; from the coding sequence ATGAAGCGGAAATCGGCTGTCGGCGCACGGGTGCGTCAGTTGCGGGGTAGCCTGGCCCTGCTGGCGCTGGCGCCGCTTCTGCCCGCTCTCCCCGCCGCCGCCCATGACGCATCCACCGTCACCGCCTCGCCACGCCAGACCTATAATCTCAATCCCGGCTGGCTGATGACCACCGGTGACCAAACCGGTGCGCAGCAACCCGGCTTTGACGAAAAGGGCTGGCAGAGCGTCACCCTGCCCAACGCCTTCAACGAGACGCAGGCCTTCGCCCGCGACATCAAGGCGCTGTCCACCGGCATCATCTGGTATCGCAAGCATATCAGCCTCCCCGCCGATGCGACACGCGGCAAGGCCTTCCTCGAATTTGAAGGTGTGCGCCAGGCCGCCGAAATCTGGGTCAATGGCCGCTCGGTCGCCCTGTCCGAACATGGCGTCATGGCCTTTGGCGCCGACATCAGTGCTGCGCTCCGTCCCGGCGACAATGTCATCGCCGTGCGCATCGACAATGACTGGAAATACAAGGAACGCGCCACCGGCAGCGGCTTCCAGTGGAACAATGACAATTTCAACGTCAATTATGGCGGCATTACCAAGAATGTCCGGCTCCACCTGACGGGCCAAGTCTATCAGACGCTGCCGCTCTATTCGACGCTGGGCACCACCGGCCAATATGTCTGGGCCGACGGCTTCGACATCGCCGGCCGCCGTGCGACCATCCATGCCGAAAGCCAGGTCCGCAACGACAGCGCCGCCGCCCGCGCCTTGTCGCTCCGCGTCGAAGTGCGCGATCCCGCCGGCCGCCGCATCGCCCGCTTCGATAGCGCCGCCGCCTCGATCGCGCCCGGCCAGACCGCCACCCTCGCCGCCGCCGCGCCGGTCGCCGACCTCCATTATTGGAGCTGGGGCTATGGCTATCTCTACACCGTCACGACCAGCCTGATCGACAAGGGCAAGGTCATCGACAGCGTCGATACGAAGACCGGCTTCCGCCAGACCCGCTTCGGCGATGGCAAGGTCGACCTCAACGGCCGCACCATCATGGTCCATGGCTATGCCCAGCGCACCTCCAACGAATGGCCCGCCGTCGGCACCTCCATCCCGCCCTGGATCAGCGATTTTTCCAACGCGCTGATGGTGGAGAGCGGCGGCAATCTGGTCCGCTGGATGCACGTCACCCCGTCCAAGCAGGACATCGAGTCCGCCGACCGCGTCGGCCTGATGCAGGCGATGCCGGCGGGCGATGCCGAAAGCGACGTGACCGGGCGTCGCTGGGACCAGCGCAAGGAAGTGATGCGCGACGCGATCATCTATAATCGCAACAATCCCTCGATCCTCTTCTACGAAAGCGGGAACGAGAATATCAGCGAAGCGCATATGGCGGAGATGAAGGCGATCCGCGACCTCTACGATCCCCATGGCGGCCGCGCCATCGGATCGCGCGAGATGCTGGACAGCAAGGTCGCCGAATATGGCGGTGAGATGCTCTATACCAACAAGAGCGCGAAGCATCCGATGTGGGCGATGGAATATAGCCGCGACGAAGCCGCCCGCGCCTATCAGGACAATTTCACGCCGCCCTTCCACAAGGATGCGCCCGACTATAATCGCAATCAGGACAGCCATGCCATCGAGGATGTGAAGCGCTGGAACGACTATTATGTCATGCGGCCGGGCACCGGCACTCGCGTCAGCTCGGGCGGCGTCAACATCATCTGGTCGGACAGCAACACCCATTATCGCGGCGACAATAATTACCGCCGCTCGGGCGAGGTCGACGCCGTGCGCATCCCCAAGCAGGGCTTTTTCGCGCATCAGGTGATGTGGAACGACTGGGTCGACAGCGTCACCCCCGCCACCCACATCATCGGCCACTGGAACTATGCCCCCGGCACGGTCAAGGACATGAGCGTCGTGTCCAATGGGGATAGCGTCGAGTTGTTCCTCAACGGCCGTTCGCTCGGCAAGGGCCAGCGCAGCGACAGCTTCCTCTTCAGCTGGAAAAATATCGCCTTCGCGCCCGGCACGCTGCGCGCCGTCGCCACCCACGCCGATGGCAGGACGTCGGAATATAGCCTCTCCACCACCGGCCCGGCGGTCGCGCTGAAACTCACCCCCCATGTCTCGCCGCGCGGCTTCGTCATGGACGGCGCCGACATCGCGCTGGTCGATGTCGAGGCGGTCGATGCCCAGGGCCGCCGCGTGCCGGTCGACGCCAGCAAGGTCCATTTCGATCTCAAGGGGCCGGCGCTCTGGCGCGGCGGCATCGCCCAGGGCGACAGCCAGGGCAAGGTCCGCACCGGCCAGACCGAAGGCGAAGCGGTGGTGACCAAGGCGCATGGCGCGGACGGCACCACCTCCTATGCCGGCACCGCGCGCGAGGAGGATAATTATATCCTCTCGCCCGACCTGCCGCTGGAGGGCGGGGTCAACCGCGTCCTGATCCGCGCGGGGACGAAGGCGGGCACGGTGTCGCTCACCGCGACCGCGCCAGGCCTGAAATCCGCCAGCCTGTCGATCGCGACCAAGCTGCCCACCGCCACCAGGGGCGGTCTATCGACCGACTTCGCCGATACCTTCCAGCACGGCAGCCTGGTACGCGGCCCGACACCCGCCACCCCCAGCTTCACCCCGCACCGCACCACATTCCTCGCGCAGGACATCCGCGCCGGGTCAGGACAGGCCGATGCCGGTGCCACCGTCGACGACAATGAACTCACCCGCTGGGCGAGCGACGGCAAGCCGGACAATGGCTGGATCGAATATCGTTTCGCCACGCCGGTGCGGCTCAGCGAAATCGACCTGAAGCTGGTCGGCTGGCGCTCGCGATCCTATCCGCTCGAACTGACGATCGACGGCAAGAGCGTCTGGCGCGGCGAGACCGAACGACAGCTCGGCTACACCACGTTGCGCTTCCCCGCCACGACCGGCCAGACGCTGCGCATCCGCCAGACCGGCGCGGTGCAGGACAAGGACGCCTTCGGCAAGGTGGTGGAACTGGCCAGCGCCCGCCAGGCCGGCGACACCGGCGCCGACGCCGTCCCGCCCGGCTGGCACCTGGGCATTGTCGAAGCCGAATTCCACGGCCCGGTGGATTGA
- a CDS encoding GMC family oxidoreductase, with product MSIDLSQQTGALRRRADVCVIGAGAAGITTARRLLAAGHQVLLLESGGLDYEPATANLNAGKNVGQAYYDLDDARLRFFGGTTAIWGGRCATLDPIDLQRRDWVAGSGWPLSWDELQDYYGQARGIFEIGDEPASAEALGAHGVPLPGFDRSELHMPVWNFDPRFNRFTFDACQDLRDHPGCEIITHASVTRIVTKDGAISRIEAKALAGAHLHVEARAFVLAAGGIENARLLLASNIGNERDQVGRNFMEHPHARGGRIVDAKAWPLLKAFGRRHRIGGHDMAALITPSADLQRREGLLNSSLTIVGRQPARASQFWGMRAYGSLKHDMSPTRSGRRLWMMAKKAATFAQRHVDPLRPWLLHKAGKLEIALLVRAEQAPNPDSRVLLTKERDALGVPRVALDWRLSAIDKHSVTGLVDGLGRELKRLGMGRVERADWLDEPGELWRNDPLISSHAIGGYHHMGTTRMATDPRQGVVDADGRVHGQANLYLVGSSTFPTSSWANPTLTIAALALRTADRLSVALNRPVAQPVRVPGLAKAS from the coding sequence ATGAGCATTGATCTCTCGCAACAGACCGGCGCGCTGCGCCGGCGGGCAGATGTCTGCGTCATCGGCGCGGGCGCGGCCGGCATCACCACCGCGCGCCGGCTGCTGGCGGCCGGGCATCAGGTGCTGCTGCTGGAAAGCGGCGGGCTGGACTATGAGCCGGCGACCGCCAACCTCAACGCCGGCAAGAATGTCGGCCAGGCCTATTATGATCTGGACGATGCGCGGCTGCGCTTCTTTGGCGGCACGACGGCGATCTGGGGCGGGCGCTGTGCCACGCTGGACCCGATCGACCTGCAGCGCCGCGACTGGGTGGCGGGATCGGGCTGGCCGCTGTCCTGGGACGAACTGCAGGACTATTATGGCCAGGCGCGCGGCATATTCGAGATTGGCGACGAGCCGGCGAGCGCCGAGGCGCTGGGCGCCCATGGCGTGCCGCTGCCGGGGTTCGATCGGTCGGAACTGCACATGCCGGTGTGGAATTTCGATCCGCGCTTCAACCGTTTCACCTTCGACGCGTGCCAGGATCTGCGCGACCATCCAGGCTGCGAGATCATCACCCATGCCAGCGTCACGAGGATCGTGACGAAAGACGGCGCGATCAGCCGGATCGAGGCGAAGGCGCTGGCCGGCGCGCATCTGCATGTCGAGGCGCGCGCCTTCGTGCTGGCGGCGGGCGGGATCGAGAATGCCCGGCTGCTGCTGGCGTCCAACATCGGCAATGAGCGCGACCAGGTCGGCCGCAACTTCATGGAGCATCCCCATGCCCGCGGCGGGCGGATCGTCGATGCCAAGGCCTGGCCGCTGCTCAAGGCCTTCGGTCGGCGGCACCGGATCGGCGGCCATGACATGGCGGCACTGATCACGCCCTCGGCCGATCTGCAGCGGCGCGAGGGGCTGCTCAACAGTTCGCTCACCATCGTCGGGCGGCAACCGGCGCGGGCGTCGCAATTCTGGGGCATGCGGGCCTATGGTTCGCTCAAGCATGACATGTCGCCGACGCGCAGCGGTCGGCGGCTATGGATGATGGCCAAGAAGGCGGCGACCTTCGCCCAGCGCCATGTCGATCCGCTGCGCCCCTGGCTGCTGCACAAGGCGGGCAAGCTGGAGATCGCGCTGCTGGTGCGGGCCGAACAGGCGCCCAATCCCGACAGCCGGGTGCTGCTGACGAAGGAGCGCGACGCGCTGGGCGTGCCGCGCGTGGCGCTGGACTGGCGCTTGTCGGCGATCGACAAGCATAGCGTGACCGGGCTGGTCGATGGCCTGGGCCGCGAACTCAAACGGCTGGGCATGGGCCGGGTCGAGCGGGCGGACTGGCTGGACGAGCCGGGCGAATTGTGGCGCAACGATCCGCTCATCTCCTCCCACGCGATCGGTGGCTATCATCATATGGGCACGACCCGCATGGCGACCGATCCGCGCCAGGGCGTGGTGGATGCGGACGGGCGGGTGCATGGCCAGGCCAATCTCTATCTCGTGGGGTCTTCGACCTTCCCGACGTCGAGCTGGGCCAATCCGACGCTGACCATTGCCGCGCTGGCGCTGCGCACGGCCGATCGGCTGTCGGTCGCGCTCAACCGACCGGTGGCGCAGCCGGTGCGCGTGCCGGGACTGGCAAAGGCGTCGTAG
- a CDS encoding anti-sigma factor gives MAELTITECELHAYVDDQLDAMGRLEVADYLVRNPDVAARVLADLSVRDAMRALAERDEQPVPQRLHDSARKVEGALHRSRLLRRLSGGLAMAAGIVAAVALGVGKLNMGVAPTAQAMPVFIEEALMSHKTALVRSHMKSQPEIPHFDPADVRSATHINVPVLPAGWRVLDVQLFPSDYGPSLQLVIDAGEKAPVSLFAARAVTGLPETPRTQVVDGETIAYWARKGTVYVLTGVESQDFLAKHAADLANNQDA, from the coding sequence ATGGCGGAACTCACCATCACCGAATGCGAACTGCATGCTTATGTCGACGACCAGCTCGACGCCATGGGGCGGCTGGAAGTGGCCGATTATCTGGTGCGCAATCCCGATGTCGCCGCGCGCGTGCTGGCCGACCTGTCGGTGCGCGACGCGATGCGGGCACTGGCCGAGCGCGACGAGCAGCCGGTGCCGCAACGCCTGCACGACAGCGCCCGCAAGGTGGAGGGGGCGCTGCACCGTAGCCGCCTGCTTCGCCGGTTGAGCGGCGGGCTGGCGATGGCGGCGGGCATCGTCGCCGCGGTGGCGCTGGGCGTGGGCAAGCTGAACATGGGCGTGGCGCCGACGGCGCAGGCGATGCCGGTGTTCATCGAGGAGGCCTTGATGTCGCACAAGACCGCGCTGGTGCGGTCGCACATGAAGTCGCAGCCCGAAATCCCGCATTTCGACCCGGCCGATGTCCGGTCCGCCACCCATATCAACGTGCCGGTGCTGCCGGCGGGCTGGCGGGTGCTGGATGTGCAGCTCTTCCCGTCCGACTATGGGCCGAGCCTGCAACTGGTGATCGACGCGGGCGAAAAGGCGCCGGTGTCGCTGTTCGCGGCGCGCGCCGTCACCGGCCTGCCGGAAACGCCGCGCACGCAAGTCGTCGACGGCGAGACCATCGCCTACTGGGCCCGCAAGGGCACCGTCTATGTGCTGACCGGCGTGGAATCCCAGGATTTCCTGGCCAAGCACGCGGCCGATCTGGCCAATAATCAGGACGCATGA
- a CDS encoding sigma-70 family RNA polymerase sigma factor — protein sequence MKPTPPKVVDLLPALMRYARRLTGNESDAEDLVQDALVRAYANADSYQRGRPLRVWLFSILHNVFVSGTRRAAVRERFRADAVAQAEPVAAPAQEQMVRLHQIEAALTALPEEQQTVLHLVAVEGLSYQDAADAIGIPIGTLISRLSRARAKLRALEEGAPAVRPGHLRIVRD from the coding sequence ATGAAACCCACGCCGCCCAAGGTCGTCGACCTGCTGCCCGCGCTGATGCGCTATGCCCGTCGATTGACCGGCAATGAAAGCGATGCCGAGGATCTGGTCCAGGATGCGCTGGTGCGCGCCTATGCCAATGCCGACAGCTATCAGCGCGGCCGGCCACTGCGCGTCTGGCTGTTTTCCATCCTGCACAATGTCTTCGTCAGCGGCACCCGCCGGGCGGCCGTGCGCGAACGGTTCCGCGCCGACGCCGTGGCGCAGGCCGAGCCGGTGGCGGCGCCCGCGCAGGAGCAGATGGTCCGGCTGCACCAGATCGAGGCGGCGCTGACCGCCCTGCCGGAGGAGCAGCAGACCGTGCTGCACCTCGTCGCGGTCGAGGGGCTTTCCTATCAGGATGCGGCCGACGCGATCGGCATTCCCATCGGCACGCTGATTTCGCGGCTGTCCCGTGCCCGCGCGAAGCTGCGCGCGCTGGAGGAGGGGGCACCCGCCGTGCGCCCCGGCCATCTGCGCATCGTGAGGGATTGA